In Amphiura filiformis chromosome 1, Afil_fr2py, whole genome shotgun sequence, the following are encoded in one genomic region:
- the LOC140168690 gene encoding uncharacterized protein, with protein sequence MAGSFLQNQHAFTSRFGYAFVLVFLQLMWCGQIHVWAGGGNEWKNSTAICTNLTHIDLTQNASILITTNESDPCNISVSTPSENGLHLDILQSSNWTLYEYLYIKTDEQEECWGHKDIVAFTRQPGLCSIRFTSKNFEINVKSSIVMNISLFNPNKDESMNKNQSSELDDEYFWCNTSNLEYCNKVSSYDGVFNVSPLNISFDQLLTNNDALNTTYKEYNLHTLPEPEQVYVAEMPAIPSQCQSLIHHTSFKIHCPLATMNTLLIYEQIYDPSALNISRRNVVHISSGAFESLYSIQYLLLSHNKIETVDGAFHGLESLQVLDLSDNILASIPGSVFLGLQSLQQLYLQQNLLSKLTSGVFNNIYRLQVLNLEHNIITSVASSTQDLSMFNELHNLKVLNLNANLLPRLERNTFQTSHQLSFINLNRNELSILPKGIFESLHNLHGLWLDDNDLSELLPHTFQHLGNMSTLSFQNNYLTSLQEDTFFGLGNLTDLYLNDNMFSELSIDVFKYLDKLSNLDLHGNQLEVLKSGFFDALVHLKLLWLHKNHVVELEPGVFENLGNLIELDLSENKITALDVNLFQGLHELSILSLHTNQLKELKPGIFNNTSNMRELYLYGNHLTELDVNLFQGLHKLSILQLHTNQLRKLNSGIFDNLGNLTMLYLHENNLTKLDVNLFQSLHGLSILVLNINQIKELELGLFGNLSNLTELYLSENHLTELDVNLFQNLHKLTILWLHTNQLKELKAGIFEGLGNLRELWLFKNHLTELDVNIFQSLHKLSSLNLHANQIGDLKPGIFDSLGNLTELQLFANHLIELDVNLFQALHRVSLLGLDNNQLHKLNPGIFDSLGNLPQLYLYENHLTELDVNLFVGLHRLSILALQRNQLKELKPGIFESLKNLTDLHLYENHLTEIDVNLFEGLHKLSTLSLHTNQLKELKPGIFQNLSNLTDLYLNGNHLTELNVNIFQGLHKLSNLKLHANYLTELDVNLFQHLHNLTNLSLHTIHLRALKPGIFGSLGNLTNLYLYENNLTNLDVNLFQGLHKLSILVLNTNQIKVLEHGLFGNLSNLTELYLSENHLTELDVNIFQGLHKLSILWLHTNQLRELKPGTFESLHNLTTLSLHRNHLTELDVNLFQGLHKLTLLVLHTNQLRELKPGIFDSLGNLTELWLSGNPLIELDIKVFQMLHKLSALHMHRNQLRELIAGTFDNLSHLYILELSRNSIYNLDSSLLLTLIGLQRLELNYNNLSNLQPGVFKSLGNLKHLWLHNNKLTQLNMGVFQGLFNLEYLTLNGNKLTYLESFTFQHLTNLLFLNCSNNNLLQIQQGTFKDNLNLQLVNLSSNPLGKLTYDSFSELGNNTIISVDSEAVCECIIHHDNGPRCAANKDLSPYLSCEPLLYKVVIRLTVWLLGLCTIVANTVVLLWGCAQLWKEKTKRDEVKQKLLIVNLAAADLLMGFYLLILGVVDTHYGTYFPLHAEKWRTSLLCKFAAVLSVLSSEASLFFLTLISFDRYWTFQNITRQNFLHTRMSRVIATMTIWVLAIILSTIPLGLDYEDFEFSQVCIGLPLARHINFNIEREFVTLPLTDNDRVGTISFQTLNETGTSLASYYSITLFLGINFFCCISVAICYISIFSIIIYTRTVAHLTMSVSRWRREVRTAFKMGIIVLTDVMCWMPIVILGILIQTEYTHLSPTTYAWVIAFALPINSAVNPFLYAIGQIVSNYLDHKQRNQGEQGNVPIAETRI encoded by the coding sequence GAATGAATGGAAGAATTCAACCGCAATCTGCACCAATCTGACACACATAGACTTGACCCAAAATGCATCAATACTCATCACAACCAATGAGTCTGACCCATGCAACATATCAGTCTCTACCCCATCAGAGAACGGTTTACATTTGGACATCCTGCAATCATCTAACTGGACATTGTATGAGTACCTCTACATCAAGACAGATGAGCAGGAGGAATGTTGGGGTCATAAAGATATTGTAGCATTCACTAGACAACCTGGACTTTGTAGTATCAGATTTACTAGTAAGAACTTTGAGATAAATGTGAAATCATCAATAGTAATGAACATATCATTGTTTAACCCCAACAAAGATGAAAGCATGAATAAGAACCAATCAAGTGAACTAGATGATGAATACTTTTGGTGTAATACAAGTAATCTAGAGTACTGTAATAAGGTATCAAGTTATGATGGTGTGTTCAATGTGAGTCCACTTAATATATCATTTGATCAACTTCTAACCAACAATGATGCACTCAACACTACATATAAGGAGTATAACTTACATACATTACCTGAACCTGAACAAGTATATGTTGCAGAAATGCCTGCAATTCCCTCCCAATGCCAAAGCCTTATTCACCATACAAGTTTTAAAATCCACTGCCCATTGGCCACCATGAATACCCTTCTGATTTATGAGCAAATCTATGACCCATCTGCATTAAATATCTCAAGAAGAAATGTGGTTCACATTTCATCTGGAGCATTTGAAAGCCTTTACTCAATTCAATACCTACTTCTCTCTCACAACAAGATAGAAACAGTTGATGGGGCATTTCATGGTCTTGAGTCATTGCAAGTGCTTGATCTTTCTGATAATATACTTGCAAGCATACCAGGTAGTGTGTTTTTAGGACTCCAGTCCCTTCAACAACTCTATTTACAGCAAAATTTGTTGTCCAAACTCACATCTGGGGTGTTTAACAATATCTACAGGTTGCAAGTTTTGAATTTAGAACATAACATAATAACATCAGTAGCATCCAGCACACAAGATCTTTCTATGTTCAATGAGCTCCACAACTTAAAAGTTTTAAATCTTAATGCAAATCTGCTGCCAAGATTAGAAAGAAACACATTCCAAACATCGCATCAGCTTTCCTTCATAAATTTGAACAGAAATGAGCTGTCTATTTTACCAAAAGGAATATTTGAAAGCCTGCATAACTTGCATGGATTGTGGCTTGACGATAACGACTTATCAGAGCTGTTACCTCACACATTTCAGCATCTAGGGAACATGTCAACCTTGTCATTTCAGAATAATTATCTAACCTCCCTTCAAGAAGATACTTTTTTTGGGCTGGgcaatttgacagatttgtatTTGAATGATAACATGTTCAGCGAACTAAGCATTGATGTATTCAAATATTTGGACAAACTTTCAAATCTAGACTTACATGGAAATCAACTGGAAGTATTAAAATCAGGCTTCTTTGATGCTCTTGTGCACTTGAAATTGTTGTGGTTACACAAAAACCATGTTGTGGAGCTTGAGCCTGGTGTATTTGAAAATCTTGGAAATTTGATTGAGCTAgacctttcagaaaataaaattacAGCACTGGATGTCAATCTATTCCAAGGTTTGCATGAATTGTCTATCCTATCACTGCACACAAACCAACTAAAAGAATTAAAACCGGGCATATTTAATAATACCAGCAATATGAGAGAATTATATCTGTATGGGAATCACTTGACAGAGCTTGATGTAAACCtattccaaggtttgcataaattgtctatcttaCAACTACATACAAACCAACTAAGAAAATTAAATAGTGGCATATTTGATAATCTAGGCAATTTGACAATGTTATATTTGCATGAGAATAACTTGACAAAGCTTGATGTTAACCTATTCCAGAGTTTGCATGGATTGTCAATCTTAGTACTGAATATAAATCAAATAAAAGAATTAGAACTTGGCCTATTTGGTAATCTTAGCAATTTGACAGAGTTATATCTGTCTGAGAATCACTTGACAGAGCTCGATGTCAACTTATTCCAAAATTTGCACAAACTGACCATCTTATGGCTGCATACAAATCAACTAAAAGAATTAAAAGCTGGTATATTTGAAGGTCTTGGTAATTTGAGAGAGTTGTGGTTGTTTAAGAATCACTTAACAGAGCTTGATGTCAACATATTCCAAAGCTTACATAAATTGTCAAGCTTAAATCTGCATGCAAACCAAATAGGAGATTTAAAACCTGgtatatttgatagtcttggtaATTTGACAGAGCTACAGTTGTTTGCGAATCATTTGATAGAGCTTGATGTTAATCTATTCCAAGCTTTGCACAGAGTGTCTCTTTTAGGGCTGGATAATAATCAACTACACAAACTAAATcctggcatatttgatagtcttggtaATTTGCCACAGTTATATCTGTATGAGAATCATTTGACAGAGCTTGATGTCAACCTATTTGTAGGTTTGCATAGATTGTCTATCCTAGCACTGCAAAGAAACCAATTAAAAGAATTAAAACCTGGTATATttgaaagtctgaaaaatttgacAGATTTACATCTGTATGAGAATCACTTGACAGAGATTGATGTCAACCTATTTgaaggtttgcataaattgtctacCCTATCACTGCACACAAACCAACTAAAAGAATTAAAACCTGGTATATTTCAGAATCTGAGCAATTTGACAGATTTATATCTAAATGGGAATCACTTGACAGAGCTTAATGTAAATAtattccaaggtttgcataaacTGTCAAACTTAAAACTACATGCAAACTATTTGACAGAGCTTGATGTCAATCTATTTCAACATTTGCATAACCTGACCAACCTATCACTACACACAATCCATCTAAGAGCATTAAAACCTGGTATATTTGGGAGTCTGGGCAATTTGACAAATCTATATCTGTATGAGAATAACTTGACAAATCTTGATGTTAACCtattccaaggtttgcataaattgtctatcttagtactgaatacaaatcaaataAAAGTACTAGAACATGGCCTATTTGGTAATCTTAGCAATTTGACAGAGCTGTATCTGTCTGAAAATCACTTGACAGAACTTGATGTCAACAtattccaaggtttgcataaacTGTCTATCTTATGGCTGCATACAAATCAACTAAGAGAATTAAAACCTGGTACATTTGAAAGTCTGCACAATTTGACAACATTAAGTCTACATAGGAATCACTTGACAGAGCTCGATGTAAACCtattccaaggtttgcataaattgaCTTTGTTAGTACTACACACAAATCAACTAAGAGAATTAAAACCTGgtatatttgatagtcttggcaatTTAACAGAGTTATGGCTGTCTGGGAATCCATTAATAGAGCTTGATATCAAGGTATTCCAAATGTTGCATAAATTATCTGCATTACATATGCATAGAAATCAACTAAGAGAATTAATAGCTGGTACATTTGATAATTTGTCACATTTGTATATACTTGAACTGAGTAGAAACTCAATTTACAATTTAGACTCTTCGCTGCTTCTAACATTAATTGGATTGCAAAGGTTGGAACTGAATTATAACAATCTGTCAAATTTACAGCCTGGTGTTTTCAAATCTTTGGGTAACTTAAAACATTTATGGCTCCATAATAATAAGCTGACTCAACTAAACATGGGTGTGTTTCAGGGATTATTCAACCTAGAGTATCTCACTTTGAATGGAAATAAACTAACATATCTTGAGTCTTTCACATTTCAACATTTAACAAATTTACTCTTTTTGAATTGCAGTAACAACAACCTGTTACAAATACAACAAGGCACTTTCAAAGACAATTTAAATTTACAATTGGTTAACCTCAGTTCTAATCCTCTTGGAAAGTTAACATATGATTCCTTCAGTGAGCTGGGAAATAACACAATCATATCAGTTGATTCTGAAGCAGTTTGTGAGTGTATTATACATCACGATAACGGTCCCCGTTGTGCTGCCAACAAAGATCTGTCTCCATACTTATCATGTGAACCACTGTTATATAAAGTTGTTATCAGATTGACAGTGTGGCTACTAGGTTTATGCACAATTGTAGCAAACACAGTAGTTCTACTTTGGGGATGTGCACAGCTatggaaagaaaaaacaaaacgagATGAAGTGAAACAGAAACTACTGATTGTTAACTTGGCTGCTGCGGACCTGCTCATGGGATTCTATTTGCTCATTCTCGGAGTAGTTGACACTCACTATGGTACATATTTTCCATTGCATGCTGAAAAGTGGAGAACAAgcttattatgtaaatttgctgctGTGTTATCTGTTTTATCAAGCGAAGCATCTCTATTTTTCTTGACACTTATCAGTTTTGATAGGTACTGGACCTTTCAGAATATCACACGACAAAACTTTCTACATACTCGAATGTCCAGAGTAATTGCGACAATGACAATCTGGGTGTTGGCAATTATACTGAGCACAATACCGCTAGGTTTAGATTATGAAGACTTTGAGTTCTCTCAAGTTTGTATTGGGTTACCATTGGCAAGACATATTAATTTTAACATCGAGAGAGAATTTGTCACTCTTCCTTTAACTGACAATGATAGAGTAGGTACAATCTCATTTCAAACGTTGAATGAAACCGGAACCAGTCTTGCATCATACTACTCCATCACTTTATTTCTTGGAATCAACTTCTTTTGTTGCATCAGTGTAGCAATTTGCTATATCTCAatattttctattattatttaCACACGTACTGTGGCTCATTTGACAATGAGTGTCTCCCGTTGGAGGAGAGAAGTTAGAACAGCCTTCAAAATGGGAATCATAGTTCTTACTGACGTCATGTGCTGGATGCCGATAGTTATCCTGGGAATTCTTATCCAAACAGAGTATACACACTTGTCCCCGACAACATATGCATGGGTCATAGCATTTGCTTTACCAATCAATTCAGCTGTTAACCCATTTCTCTATGCAATAGGCCAGATAGTATCAAACTATTTAGATCATAAACAGAGAAATCAAGGCGAACAAGGGAATGTTCCGATTGCAGAAACAAGAATATGA